The DNA region gttactttaactctgttttgtgAGTTAAAGAAGGAACTCTGGCACAGTGTTTTAACTATTATGAAAGGGTTCATTTAACTCTGTGGACCTATATAAACcctgaaaaagtgttgaaatcaACTCTGGGAGTTAATTCAACACTGGACTTTTTGCAAGGTCCAGggtgaaatatatatgaaatgttttataggtCTTAATTACCAGCAAACTTTAGTCACGtttagagaatacatttaaaaactagctTTAGTGgcattataaagtattttaaagcatttagcagcgatATTACAGGGAAAAGTCACAGATCAGTGCCTCACACGGAAGTAGTTGGGGAGGTTTAAAGGCTTCCCcatcaaaatacagaaaaataataaggTTTATTTGACATCTATATGAAGTGAAACTCCTTTGCTATCAGTTCGAATAGTTTTGACACTTTATCACTTCCTGTAGATgagtatttcatacatttattggcgaagaggaaacacaaaactgttgaGTCTCCAGGGTTCGATTGGTGGCCTGCTTCTTTGATTGGAACGTGTTCAGTTTTAACTGTCCAATGAGCGACGCGCAACGGCCGATATTATCTGACCAATGAGCGACGAGATGAGGCTATATAAACCGCCGGTTTAATGACCGTTGGTcattcagcaggaggaaacaACACAGGCAGGCAGCAACAGGTAGGAGCGGCACTAACAGCTGGCAGCTAGCTAGGAgcagcgctaacagctagcaaggagcggcgctaacagctagctaggagcggagctaacagctagctaggagCGGCGCTAGCACCAAGCATCAAGCACCAGGGCggccagacaccacacaccaggGCAGGCCAAATGAGTCTTGGCGACCGCAATTGCCCGATCGCCGGCGGCCAATAAAACCCCAGGGGGCCTAATAAGCCGGTGCGAGCGGCGGTCAAATGAGCCAAGGCGGCCCTATACATGGGAGGTCATGGGGAGGGGCGAAATGATTGGGGAGGGGGGCCAATTGTGCCCTAaaaattgatttgaaaaaaaaaaagtaataataattaaaaaaatatatatatatgtatatacatacatatatatacaaaaaaaaaaaaaaaaaaagtaatacaaaaaaatgaatatatgtatatatatacatacatatatgtatgtgtatatatatatatatatatacatgtatatatatatatatatatatatacatgtatatatatatatatatatatatatacatgtatatatatattcacgtatatatacgtataaatatatatatatatatatatatatatatatatatacgtgtatatatacgtatatgtatgtatatatacatacatatacatatatatgtgtttatgtatgtgtatatatgtatatatttatatgtgtgtatacatatatatatatatatatatatatatatatatatatatatatatatatatatatatatatatatatacgtatatatatgtatgtattttatacatatatatatatatatttatatgtaaatatatatatatatatatatatatacggatatatatgtatgtattttatacatatatatatacgtatatatatgtatgtattttatacatatatatatatagcccgcgggcacttggtcgcccgcagggaccatgtcttttctaaaaataacacttgtcaccatggagcttcgtctaaaataaataacacttgtcaccatggagctttgtctaaaatttgtatttaattgttttgctgttttttttcaaaaatcaataacacttgaattattctttattttaaaatgaaaatattgaatatagcatttaaaaaacaaaaatgttttatgtatatataaactataaccctgtaaactaaatctccatttcccttttcgctgagacaagctagcaggagcagctacgatggggcgcgagctgcgttgtttacgctaaacatggcagcaaagcgaaagaaaacaactattttcacaatgattgggaggtagaattattttttacaacagtgaaagaaaagtgtgtatgtctcatttgcgtggcgacggcaaagcggcacattgtggagacacttcggttcgtgtcacagaagctaccatgctaactacatgctaactacacacctgcagcactgcgggcagaacaagccgggagttaaagctttgggcagcagcatctcttctcacgaggccggtgaacaagtcacacaaagcaacggaaccttcatttagagctgcacatttttaatacgtatttttttaataaagtacaagaaagccttttcggacggagaggtcttgaaaggtgcaatgatggttattgcaaacactgttcaaagacgagaagaaaggttccgatgtcatctccactctccaatgttacaaagttagtgtttgtacaaacaggatatgatttgaagatgtgacagttaatgatttcctaaatcTTTTTACCGAAGTGAtgctttgtattaaaatataactggtgtaattttgaaatgctacaaatgttctcattcattaaaaactgtcaataaagatatttaaacaaatatcagagatgtgataactctgactttcaaatgttgaaatagattaagatcgtaaataaataatgttgcatgtttaaatatatctgtttcctaccatggtaaatcattgttaataatcattgtgaggaataattaacattaacatgtgatcagacagtctcttcacgtatatgaatatgtattatgattattaatgataatattatcattaaaggtgaaccgtgcaactatgttattcaggaagtttgtatcaaacaagtagcccttcgtattgttcagtacccttgaagtagctctcagtatgaAAAAGGTTGGTGACTCCTGATCTAAACCGATCTAAACACTATAGTCCGCTGAAAACAGGTTGAAAGTCTGGCAACCACGTGAGGACTGACGCTGAGGGGCGCCTGCTGAAACCACAGACGGGTGTAAAGTCCATCGACAGCAGCGGGTCGACTGCAAACCACATCGTCTCTTGTTTTTACAGCGACTCTTGTTTTCAAACTATTCAATCTAATAATGGAGATTCCAGTATTCAGTGTAGATGCCTTCACTAATTTACCGTTCAAGGGAAATCCTGCTGCAATTTGTCCACTTATGCATGTGAGTAAGAATATTTAGGTGAATGTACAATATCACACATGACAGGCTGCATTAGGGTTTGAAAAGATGTTAAGACACGTCAACTTGCTACTTCtaaattgtgcatttgtttttttgttgaaggATCAGGCTGCTCCATGTAACACTTATTGATTAACTGGACATTTTCAGTCAGTTCACTAGTTTTAGTTGCTCATAAGTCACATGATTTTACAATTAGTTGATTTTACAATTAGttgtaaaatatacaaagtTTAATCAGCTTGACATATATTTTTGTATCTATccatgtatgtgcatgtatctCAGTGAATAATAATGGTCACAACAAACAATTGTATGTGTTTCTAACAGGAACTGAGAGATGACTTGTATCAGAGGATAGCAGCAGAGATGAACTTGTCAGAAACAGCTTTCATCTCCAGGATCAACCCCTCTGACAGTTTCACCACAGGTCAGATGAAGAGGTTTACTATATTACCATAACATCATGTATTATAGAGTATAGCTATCCTTTTAGATTTGTCAGATGGAGCAACAGAAATGCACCAGTCTAGCACAGCTTAGCATTTCATTGcagtaattaatgtttttacaacCCATGTACTATTATTAAGGCTATTTGAATGGGGGATACAACTGCAAGCAATAAAGACGTAAACGCCTGCAAGTGGCCAATGAAATAGAGCCTCAGATGTATTATGTTAATATACTTGTTCCAACTGGCTTGAAATATACCGTGTAGCTGTGAGTACAGTACATAAAGCACAGCAGACACTGTACTGAAAAAAACCACTTGTGCTCAGCAGTCTGAAAGGTAGCGATGTTAAACACACAGCTAAGACTTGCATTGTTGGGAATGGGAAGAACAATGCAATGAGCTGTCAGTTAAAAATGCAGCGTGCAGTCACTCAGTGTTTCAGTACAGCACAGAGAGGAATGTCCAtagatatattgttttatatttatatatatatatatatatatgggaaTATTAGTGTCATTTACACAGTTTAAGAATCTTTAGaatgaatgtaaatatttcCACTAAAATCACCATATATAACCATACAACTTCAGATTGGAATAAATGATCTATACAAACTTTGCCAtcattttgcatgtttaaaaatgttttattttctcatctcaAAAGAAATTGCCTGTTTTCAGTAATGCTATCACAGTTTCCTTCTCATGACTGTCTATGGttgtaaaaccttttttttgtcttatttagtttgttgtttgatATTCTGTGATATTCATTTGTTTGGTGAGTGTTTGTTTGGGACCTCCTTGAACACATAATCACACATCTCAAGGGGTTTATCCTGAGACAAGACATTTTGGATAAATTAAATAAGTTTCTGACTTCATTTGATGAACATTGAATGTCATACTATGCACTATGTTACAGTTTACATGCAACAATCcacatgcatttaaatatatgtgtatttgtgttaaatgttaGACTCTTATGTGTAGACTGTATTCtgtagcaccttgagattgcttttagccatgaaaggcgctttacaaataaaaagtgttattattattagactgCATGTTAAAGTCGTGTGCGTTAAAGCACCCGTCTGACAATATGATTCACAGGATCAAGGTTCCGACTTCGATGGTTTACACCAACCACTGAAGTGAATCTGTGTGGTCATGCTACTCTGGCCGCGGCAGCAGTGCTCTTCAAACATAAGGGTAAGTTAACTGGGAGGccttttgaaatagttttgtaATGATTTACAATGAAGCTGTCCGTATTGTAACGTTCTTACATGTAATACACAGTGCAGCTAAAATACAAGAAAGGAAAAAGTATTGTTAGCCAACAAACGTACATTACATGTAAACACTTCAGTAAACCTAGTCCATTAGCTGACCCTGTGAGCGTCATGTtctatgtgtatattatatatgtacacacacatctgataGAGAACGTGAATCCCAAACTGGTGTTTGAGACGAGGAGTGGAGATCTGGCTGTCACCAAGCAGGGGGAAGGGTACATCATGGACTTTCCTCTCAACCCCCCCACCCAGGAGGTAAGTAGGTCAAATAGTTTTTTtctaaaaagacaacaaaatgctattattttttaacagattacattttttctcAGGATGCCAAAGAGTTCAGAGACATCATCAAGGTCAGTGAGACACCTACTCTGTGAGAGCATGCTTTACAGTAGACTCCTGCTGTAAGACTCCTCTGCTTCTGTATGTGGGACACAGGTTGCAGTTGGAAACCACCCAATTCAGGATGTTTATCTGAGCTCCAACACTAAGAAACTGATGCTTCGACTGTCTGACAGCTGTGACAGGTTACAGCACACACGCACTGAATCCCTCACTTACTTGTGTCTTGCCAGGCTTCTTTGTGACTCTGcttgtgtgctgcatgtgtgttttctgcaggtCCGTGCTAACCAGTCTGAAAATAGACCCTGTTGCTCTTCAGAGCAGTGAGACGAGTGGAAGAGTCAAAGGACTAATCATCACCATGAAAGGTAATCAGAGCTACAAATGAGATAAAGAAATAGGTCTCAGTTGTTTGTTGCATAAAATGCCATGCTAATCCATTTTTAGTTAGACTTTATTAGTTTGTCTATATGTTGCATctgtcagtggtggaagaagtactcaagTGTTACtttaagtaccaaaagtactCATATTTCATAATGGCCCATTTCATGATCATAGTCTATATATTGCTGGATTATAACTACTGCACTATTGCAGCTGATactgctttaaatgtatttatatactctatattttgtatatattattgtatatactgtactacTGACTAGCTTGGTGATTTCGCCCTGGGATAaaattgatataataatatgcatttgttgattatatgttgtattattatatctagtaactaaagttatcaaacaattgtagtggagtacaaagtacaatatgcctctgaaatgtagtgtgGTAGAAGTATGAAGCTCAAGAAGAATCCAAATATCTCaaaagtacttcagtaaatataCTATCCTACCAGAACACAGTCGAGACCAGCCCAGTGTGAAGACTACATGCCGTGGTTCATCAAATTGTCCTTCTTTATTTGCCAATAGGATCCCCAGACTGCCAGCCAGGATACGACTTCTACTCCAGATACTTTGCTCCATGGAACGGCATCCCGGAGGATCCTGTCACTGGTAGACTaataacactgctgctgctgctgctttagccccagtggccacacacacagtctttgttgggttgcagtgtgtgtatgttgcaaATTGTAAAGTACTGTCTGATAATTAAGTAATCCTACACATTTGTATACActcaaaaatacatacattaaaagCCCTAAAcagaaccgcaccaagttacactgccaactctctaatgaactatgtgcccccaagaacattacgatcatccactgctggtttattaaatgttcccagaaacatccaaaagaaaattgggggtgcagccttttgcaattatgcaccaaagctatggaacactttccctgcagacattagggaggcgagctcgctcagtatcttctaaagtaaactaaaaacatatctctttactttagccttttaatggtggaTTATtactgaatgtgtaaaggtaactaggatacattttcagtgtgtatttttgaaaaacttgagatcaaatagacggtgttaccacggggaacaagaggaagtttctctgatagatgtgtttacatgttctttacacaattagtggaaaagtgaaagattaaagaatatattggagaaaaactgtctttaactgataggtttcataaaacttaacaaacgggtatatggccctgatagtttaaaacatttacaagaatggtgtgccaatgttttttcatactattttaattctgctgtttttataatggtacttcagactcatttacatcactgtgattattgttctgtaaatgctcttattcggtctaatcttgtactaattatgtttctgctgtgaagcactttgggctgcaattcttgtatgaaaggtgctatacaaataaagcttatcattattattattattattattattattattattattataatgtctGATGTCTTGCACTCATGCAGTAAAGTTGGTAAATGATTATCTTGTAAAATTGtaattttcttgttttgtcttgtgttCCTGCAGGTTCTGCACACACTGTGCTTGGTAGCTACTGGTCTAAGAAACtaggaaagaagaaaatgctgggtaaagttaattaatttcacattcagatttgatttgatctacAACTTCTTAACTCGTGTACTtcaactaacacacacagaggcaaagTATTTTCCTAACCATTAAACAATGTGTCATTAACTTATCACTATAAACAGTGTATTTCTACTGAGCTGAACCGTGCAGACACTCATATTATCCCCTCTGTGTAGCTTTCCAGTGCTCCAGTCGAGGCGGGGAGATGGAATTAGAAGTGAGAGACGACGGAAGAATCAACATAGCTGGACAGACCGTCACTGTGCTGCAGGGGGCAATCACACTATAGCCACAGACACAACCAAGTTAAGAGGGTCGGGGATGACGGGACGCAGACTCAGGCTTTGTACCATTTCattaaaaagatcaaatataGATTATTGTCCCGACTGGTCAATGTATTATTGAAATATTACTAAGCATGCAAACATACTACAGGATTGAAAGAACATTTCATACTTTGAAAGTATTTGTAATCTTTATTCACATAACGTAGAAGCTGAATTCACAATATTAAAAGTAAGATGTAAAACAGATCAAAGGTAGAATCAGTCGCTCTGGTGGCCGCAAATGAATGAACTCACAAACTTGGTTTTGCTTTAGCTTTTTCTGTTACTGACAGtttaaaatagttatttatacCAGTTAGTAGTTTCCATTTCTTTACAGAAATTGCAGGCCAGTGAAGTCCATTCACAAAATAAAGTACTGTTGATGTAATATTTCTCATCAAATAACTTACAGTTGAGCAACTAAATAAGAAATGACACTACAATGTCCTTCACTTCCTTTATACAACATGTACTTGAGATGTGAGCTGGAAAAATATTGATAATTCTGTTATTTCAGTATTGTGATGTAGCTTCACTTTTCAGTTTGTAATCCTGCGTTTCACAGTTGACATTTCTAACCTTATCCGACTGTTGTATGAACTATAAAAAGGTTTGGTCCCCATATTCACATTACAAATGACTAACTGTCGTGTATGTAGATGTTTCGAGAAAGTACCGATAGTCAAGTCTTAAATATTGTCAGTATCGCCAGAGGTATTTGATAAAAACTATGAGTGTATCATAGGGACCGGTCCTGGTCGAGGGTTGGTGCGCAGTACCATAAGACATCAGTTTCAGTTCAATATGTAGCTGTTCAGTATCTCAGCACCTTGTTTCACAGCATTAATTATTGACACTTTTAAAACTGTAGTTCTTTCAGTGTTGAATTTTAAAATTGATCAACATTAAGAATCGCAGCTGAGGCCTGAAGGTCTCTAGCTAATAAAAGCTTCTCCATCACATGGGTCAGTATGAATTCTTAGAGCCTAAACTGACCATTTATTGATGAGCATCGCAGCGTCCAGATCATTCAGTGTGTTTGCAGATTAAATCTCTGCCCTGTTGAGTTGATCCACAGCTAGTGGCTGCTCCACTGTGACAGACCGCTGACCTGAAACACCAGCATGGCGTCACAGACTTCCATCACAGGGACATGCTTGGTAAAGCCATGTGGGCAGCTGGCGGGAGCTGGATAATGTGAAGTAAAGGTTCAGGGAAAAAAACTGTCGACAGAATACACAGAAACCATCCAAGCACCACTTGCAGAACAACTTGCGCACCCTTTGCATCAGGAACACTACGGAGAGGATAAACCAGGCTTAATTCTAATGCACAGAACTGAAGAAgataaaaagttaaagttaatgCCAACAGTACTCCCATTGAAGAGTAATGCATTATGTAATTAAAGGATATCATTTGCTCTTGCTGGAGATGGTTCAGTAGTTTCTCCACAGGTGCGTAGCGTCGTAGTGTTGTGGTAGAGCCCAGCATCAGCAGCTTGTGTTTAGCCCTGGTGATGGCTACATTCAGGCGACGCCAGTCCTTCAACAGCTCTCCTAACTATGAAAGGAGACGCAGCGGAGAATCAGGTCAGGTTATCACTCATCTGTTCATGTGCTTGTTCACAGATGCAGATTTTGAGGCAAAGAGAAGATGAGTGAAAAAAGGGAGATGGGATGAGAAACACTTACGTTTCCATCCTCCGCAGAGCttctgacaaaagaaaaaatgatCAGACTTTTGTCCCGTCCTTGGTATCGGTCCACTGTGTTCACCTCCACGCCGGTGAAAGCAGAGGactgaagcagagcagagatgcTCTTTAACTGCTGTCTGTAGGGGGCGATGACACCGATATCACTGGGCTTACATCCTGCCTGAAGAAAGTAAAAACAAGCAGAGGTTGGTACGATAACtgtattaaaaacaattcaTGACCCTATCAAATAAGCCAGGACATTAAAAACCCCACGATATGCCATAAATACATGAGCAGCTGATGTACCTTTATCAGCAGTGAAAGCAACTTGTGTATGAGAGCAGCCTCGGTGTGGTTGCTTACGCCTCCCTGCTCCACAGACTCCAGTGCTGGCACCTAAAAGGAA from Cottoperca gobio unplaced genomic scaffold, fCotGob3.1 fCotGob3_399arrow_ctg1, whole genome shotgun sequence includes:
- the LOC115005921 gene encoding phenazine biosynthesis-like domain-containing protein 1 — encoded protein: MEIPVFSVDAFTNLPFKGNPAAICPLMHELRDDLYQRIAAEMNLSETAFISRINPSDSFTTGSRFRLRWFTPTTEVNLCGHATLAAAAVLFKHKENVNPKLVFETRSGDLAVTKQGEGYIMDFPLNPPTQEDAKEFRDIIKVAVGNHPIQDVYLSSNTKKLMLRLSDSCDRSVLTSLKIDPVALQSSETSGRVKGLIITMKGSPDCQPGYDFYSRYFAPWNGIPEDPVTGSAHTVLGSYWSKKLGKKKMLAFQCSSRGGEMELEVRDDGRINIAGQTVTVLQGAITL